The sequence CCCGTACCCTGACCTAAGCATCATCTTGCTCTCCATTATTTTACGCTCCAAAGCTAATAGATTCCCTTTTCTCCTCTGTCTTGCTCGTATTAGGCACGGGATGGAAAGGGCCCCATATTTGAGGATGGTCCCAATTTTGATATGGCATTTAGGCTCTTCCATGGGCAAAATGGTGTTGTTCCGCTTTCCGGCAGGGCATTTCTTCCAACTCAGAAGTCTCAGTCCGAACCGTCACCAGCTCAATTCAACCCCTTGGCAGCTAAAGCAGCCACCATCAGCCTCTCCGGTTTTGGTGCAGGGGGGCCTTTTGGTTTCGATGCTTTCTTCGAAAAGTGGGGGAAAGACAACAAGAAACCGAAACCTTCAAAAAAGGAATCTTCTTCAAAGGTAAAATTTGCTCCTTTTGCTTCATATTTTCTAATATAAGTATCCTTACCGGCCATACAAAGTCGACTAATAAATAATCTCAATAAAGCGATAGTTAAAGATGTTCATGTTTGAATCCAGGGAGGGAAATCAGGCCATGAAGCAATGAGCGATGATTGGTTGCAAAAGGGCAATTGCCCCATTGCAAAGTCCTATCGGGCTGTGAGTAGTGTTCTTCCTCTTGTAGCAAAGGTCCTTCAGCCCCCTCCAGGCATCAACTATAGGTGCCCTCCTGCAATTGTGGCCGCCAGGAGCGCTCTAGCAAAAACTGCCTTCGCCAAAAACCTGAGGCCGCAGCCCCTGCCTGCAAAAGTGCTTGTTATCGGCCTTCTGGGAATGGCAGCTAATATACCTCTAGGAATATGGAGGGAACACACTGAGAAATTCTCGCCATCATGGTTCGTTGCTGTCCATGCTGCTGTGCCGTTCATAGGCATGCTCAGGAAATCTGTGCTGATGCCGAAAGCAGCTATGGCATTCACTATAGCAGCATCTATTCTAGGGCAGGTGATTGGATCTAGGGCGGAGAGGTATCGGCTGAAGACAGCTGATGCGAGGAAATTGGAATTCGCTGAAACTTCAATCATCGGGCAAAAGCAGGCGATGGCTACTGGGATGAAAGACGGGCTTTGCAGGGAAAATGCTGATTGGAGTTCGAATTCTCTGCAAGTTCCTGTTGCCTCATCCTCACCTGAGGTGTTCTGCTGATCTGGTGGTATTTTTTTACTGCTTTTCGTCGTTATGTTGCAGTTCTACTCATTTGCAACTGTGAGCTTCTATTCTTGTTGTTTTTATTTGCTACCAAAGACCTCCTGAAAATTGGTGAAATAAATGTGAGAATAAGAGTCCTTTGTACTAATATCATTAACTGAggcatttttatatataatcatcTGTTGATTGAGTGATTCTTTTTACCCTCTTCTTTCTGCCTGTTCAATTATAAAGTAAATCAGAAAATGGAAGGCTTGTATAACAAAGAAAGTTAAAGTAATAAGCTCCTTACTTTGATTGATGAGTTGTTTATGTGGTAAAGAATATTACTTCTGTGTGGCACAAGTTCTCTCAAGACGAAAGAATTTAGtcatggagagagagaaagagagagagagagagagagagagttattAAAGCAAGAAATGCACCAATTATGTACTTCCTCTATTCCATTTGAAACGTCTTTTTATTTTGCCTGTTGAAATGCCCTATTCTATTTTTGAGACACTCAACAACTAACAAATATTCTCTatataattcataaattataCAATATGTTATAGAAAAGTcatgatctacattttcttttt comes from Salvia miltiorrhiza cultivar Shanhuang (shh) chromosome 3, IMPLAD_Smil_shh, whole genome shotgun sequence and encodes:
- the LOC131014871 gene encoding uncharacterized protein LOC131014871 is translated as MDFFFGNSNGGSSNFDQDIFRCPFLRNINAPTNFSFTSSMAFPIPARDGKGPIFEDGPNFDMAFRLFHGQNGVVPLSGRAFLPTQKSQSEPSPAQFNPLAAKAATISLSGFGAGGPFGFDAFFEKWGKDNKKPKPSKKESSSKGGKSGHEAMSDDWLQKGNCPIAKSYRAVSSVLPLVAKVLQPPPGINYRCPPAIVAARSALAKTAFAKNLRPQPLPAKVLVIGLLGMAANIPLGIWREHTEKFSPSWFVAVHAAVPFIGMLRKSVLMPKAAMAFTIAASILGQVIGSRAERYRLKTADARKLEFAETSIIGQKQAMATGMKDGLCRENADWSSNSLQVPVASSSPEVFC